CACCGGCGGCGAGCGCCCAGCCCGCCAGCTCCAAAGGCCCCGACAGGCGCTCGCGCCGTTCGTCGCGGTGGCGGCCACTCACCGTGTTGCAGAGATCGAGGCTCAGGTTGCCGCCGATCACCTGATCGGCTTCCGCCCACGCCGCTGCCGCTTCGAGGAGTCTGTCGAGCATCGTAACCTAATGCTTAATATGCGCATTGACAGTTAGCAAGCTTGCAGCAAAACTAATGCTCATTATTGATTTTAAATATTAGGACAGCGGAATGAAACCGCTCCAGTTGGACAAGACCGCAAAAATCCAGGGGCACGCGCTGCGGTATGGCGTGTGGGGCGAGGGACCGCCCCTGGTGCTGATCCACGGCACGCCCTTCAACGCCCAGGTCTGGCGGCGACTGCTGCCTCTGCTGGCACGCGGACGGCAGGTCTACGCCTACGATCTTCTGGGCTACGGCAGCTCGGATAAGCCGGACACCGACGTCTCGCTCGGCGTCCAAAACACCTTGCTGGCGGGGCTGCTCGATCATTGGGACCTGGTGGCACCGGATGTGGTCGCGCACGATTTCGGCGGCGCGACAGCCCTGCGGGCGCACCTGCTCGACGGCTGCGCCTATCGCACGCTGACGCTGATCGATCCCGTCGCCTTCGGCCCCTGGGGCTCTCCGATGGTGCGGCACCTGAGCCAGCACGAGGCGGGCTTCGCAGGGCTGGAGCCGGGGCTCCACCGCGCCTTGGTCGAGGCCTACGTCGCGACAGCGGCGGCGAGTCCGCTTTCGCCAGAAGCCTTGGCGCTTTACGGCGATCCCTGGTGCACGCCCGACGGCCAGCCTGCCTTCTATCGTCAGATTGCGCAGATGGATCGGGTCTACACCGACGAGATCGCTGCAGACCTGCACCGAGTCGACCTGCCGACCCTGCTGCTCTGGGGCGAAGAGGACGCCTGGATCCCTATCGCGCGCGGACGTGAGCTGGCCGGCAGGCTGCCGGACTGCCGCTTCGAACCCGTCCCGGGCGCAGGCCACCTGGTCCAAGAGGACGCCTCCGATGCCCTGATCGCGGCGCTGCTTCGCTTCTTGCCATGATCCCGGAGCGCCAGTTTGGGGCGCAGCCGCCGTAGGGTCAGGCCGCCGCCAGATCGGGGCGGTCGGACAGCGCGGCTTCGACAAGGGCGGCGACTTGCGCGCGCTCGGCACCGCTGAGCTTCTGACGCGGCAGACGCACGGTTTCGCTGCCGTATCCGGCGAGGGCCTGAGCCAGTTTGACGTACTGCACCAGCTTGACGTGGGTATCCAGGTGCAGCAACGGCATGAACCAGCGATAGAGACTGCGCGCCTCCTCCCATCGGCCTTCGCTGGCGAGCCGCCAGAGCCGGAGCGTTTCGGCGGGGAAGGCATTCACCAAGCCGGCGACCCAGCCCTCGCATCCGAGCAGGGCGGACTCCAGCGCGAGATCGTCGACACCGCAGAACAGCCGGTAGCGTTGGCCGGTCAGGTTCACGATGTCCGTCAAGCGGCGCGGATCGTCGGACGACTCCTTGATCGCGACCAGCGTCGGCTCGTCGGCGAGATCGGCAAAGGCCTCGGCCGTCAGGTCGACACCGTAGGCGACCGGGTTGTTGTAGATCATGATCGGCAGATCGGTGGCGCGGGCGACAGTGCGGAAATGCGCAACCGCCTCGCTCCGGTCCGCCGTATAGACCAAGCCCGGTAAGACCATCAGGCCGTCGGCGCCCAGGTCCTTCGCCTCCTCGGCAAGCCGGCAGGCGCTGCGCGTGGCGGCTTCGGCAACACCGACCAGCAGCGGAACCCGGCCGGCCACCGCCTCGACGGCGCTTTCGATGACGGCCCGCTTCTCATCCGGTTCCAGCGCGGAACCTTCGCCCAACGTGCCGAGTACCACCAGACCGTCGACGCCGGCCTCGACCAGCATTCTGAAGTGCGCGGCCGTCGCCTCGCGCTCCAGCATCTCCTCGGCGGACAACTGGATGGTCGCCGCCGGGAAGACTCCCGACCATTCCGCCGCGTAGTCGCCGCTGGGCATTGCCTGTGCCTCCCGCTTCTGCTCCGGTCTGGCTCCTGTCCGGCGGGCTTGAGCGCGCCTCCGCAGAGGTTTCGGGCCAGACCGGCGCTTTCAGACCGCCGCTTTCAGACCGGCGACCGCGCGATGGCGGCTGCGGTCGGCGCTCGACTCGCGCAGGGCCTCCACCGCGACGAGTGCACAGGTTTTGAAGTGGAGTTGCAGCAGCTCGCAGGCTCCTTCGACGTCGCCGACACGCAGAGCCTCCAGGATGCTCTCCCGCCGGCCGCGCGAGGCGTCGCGCTCACCCTGATTGTCGGCGATCGTGACCCAATAGCGATTGGTCTGGTTATGCAGATTGCGAATCAGTTCGATGGTCTTGGGCTTGCTCGCGGGTGCGTAGAGCGTGGCGTAGAAATCCCAGCCGGGCGTGACCCTTTCGGGCGAGGTCATCTTCCAACTGGCGACAAGGAATCGCTCCGCCAGCTTGAGGTCACGCTGCGTCAGCTTGGGTGCGGCCTGCCGCAGGAGTTCAGGTTCGATCAGGGCGCGCATTTCGAACAGCTCGTTGAGGTCGTCCGGGGTTAGTGAGGAGACCACGGCCCCGCGATGAGCATAGAAGGTCACCAGACCTTCGGCCTCGAGTTGACGCAGAGCCTCCCGCACCGGAATTCGGCTTACCGTGTAGTCGGCCGCAATCGCGTCCTGGCGCAGCACCGATCCGGCGGGCAAACCGCCCGAGAGGATCTTGAGCCGCACCTGCTCGGTCACGACCTGCGTTACCGTCTGCTTGTCGTTCATCCGATTCATTGAGCTTTCCAATTCCTGTCCGCCGGGACACCGCTTCCACCCCTGGTTTTGGTCGATTGCACGTAAACGGGCAAATCTCCGCTTAGTCTCACAACCTACAGGGCCGATGAGGATTACCGAAAGTTAGCCACAGGATGTGGGGATCGCCAAGCATAACAGGAAGCGCCCCCGCAAACTGGCACCTCACAGCCGCTCTACGTAGAAGCGAAGAGCGGCAGAACAGCCACAGCGGAGCCGCATGCCCCCCGCGAGACGCCACGGACTTGACGCCGGGCGGCGGCAAGAGGCAAAGTGGTCTTATCAAAAGTCCAGTCGGACAAGAGGCGGAAGCGACAGTAGAATCGCCCGCCCCGCCGCCCTCTACAGCTCCTGCGACTCCAGCGACTTAATCATGCGCCCAAGAGCCACCCCCGCCCTCGCGGCCGACCCGCGCTTTCAGGAGATTCCACGCGAGCGGGTGTCCGACCGCGTCGCGCAAGAGCTCCTGCGGCTGATCGCCACGGGGGAGCTGGCGCCGGGCGAACGCTTGCCGGGCGAGCGTCAGCTTGCCGAGATGATGAGCGTCAGCCGCGTATCGGTTCGCGCCGCGCTTCAGCAGCTCAAGGCGCGCGGCGTTGTCCGGGCCGTGCAGGGCGGCGGGACCCGCGTGGTCGCAGCCGTGGACGAGCTGGAGTCGTCGCTGGCGACCTTGGTGCGCGTCAATCCGTCCAATTTGCGCGACCTGATGGAACTGCGGGCGAGCCTGGAGGTCTGGGCCGCGCGCCGCGCCGCCGAACGTGCCGATGACGCGCGCAAGGCGGAGATCGCCAGGCGTCTGGCGGTCATGCGCGATCCGGACCGTCCGTCGAGACACAAGGCCGAGGACGACCTCAACTTCCACCTGGCGATCGCCAAGGCCTCGGGGAGCGCCGTCTACCTGCACCTGATGTCGGTCTTAAGCGACATCCTGGAGGATATGTTCTCCTACCACCGCTACGCCCTCTACGTCCGGCCCGAAGACGACCGGCTGTTTCTGGAGGACCATGCGCGCATCGCCGAAGCCATCGCGAGCGGCGACGGCGGCCAGGCCGCCGAGGCGATGGCAACGCACCTGGAACACGTCAAGGCCCGCTACCGAGAAGAAGACATGGCGCGCGACCCGGCGCTCGCGGCCTCCAGGGCCTGAACGGGTGGGCAGCATGAACGCGCCGAGCGTATGAGCGTGGGCACAGCCCCGGCCGCCCGTGCGACGCCGAATCGAGCTTGGCTGATCTGGGCTCTTGGGGCCGGGCTCTTCTGCTACGGCTTCTTCCATCGCAACGCCCCGAGCGTGATGATCGATCCGCTGATGCGCGACTTCATGGTCGGCGGCGCGATCCTGGGCAACCTCTCCGCCTTCTACTTCTACGCCTACGCCAGCCTTCAGATTCCGGTCGGACTGATGATCGACCGCTGGGGACCGCGCCGCATGCTGGCCATCGGCGCGACCCTCTGCGCGGCCGGCTCGGCTCTCTTCGCGGCGGCGGACAGTCTGACCCTCGCTTATGCCGGGCGCCTGCTGATCGGTACCGGCGCGGCCGTCGGTTTCGTCGGCACCCTGAAGCTGTCCACCAACTGGTTTCCGCCGGAGCGCTTCGCGCAGCTCACCGGCCTGACGATGATGGCCGGCATGGTCGGCGGTGTCGGCGGTCAGGCCCCCCTGGCCGCCCTGGTCGAGATCGCCGGCTGGCGCGAAGCGCTGTTCGGCGCGGCCGGGATCGGCGGACTGCTGGCCGTGGCGATCTGGCTGATCGTCCGCGACCGTCCGCCCACCGCGAGCCAGGCCGCGAACGGCGACGGCGAGGCGGAGAGCGCGGGCAGCCTCTCCGACCTGCTGCAGGGGCTGGGCGTCGTGATCCGCGAGCGGCAGAACTGGCTGGTCTCGCTGGTCTGCGCGGCGATGACCGCGCCGCTGCTGGCCTTTGCCGGTCTCTGGGGCGTCGCCTGGCTGATGCAGGCCCAGGGCCTCGACCGGCCGGAGGCGGCCGGTACCGCGTCGCTGCTGCTGATCGGCTGGGCCGTCGGGTCGCCGGCTTCGGGCTGGCTATCGGACCGCACCGGCTTGCGGCTGCCGGTGATGCAGGCCGGGGCCTTGCTGGGTCTGGTCAGTCTCTCGGCGCTGCTCTACCTGCCGGATCTGCCGGCGC
The window above is part of the Algihabitans albus genome. Proteins encoded here:
- a CDS encoding GntR family transcriptional regulator; this encodes MNRMNDKQTVTQVVTEQVRLKILSGGLPAGSVLRQDAIAADYTVSRIPVREALRQLEAEGLVTFYAHRGAVVSSLTPDDLNELFEMRALIEPELLRQAAPKLTQRDLKLAERFLVASWKMTSPERVTPGWDFYATLYAPASKPKTIELIRNLHNQTNRYWVTIADNQGERDASRGRRESILEALRVGDVEGACELLQLHFKTCALVAVEALRESSADRSRHRAVAGLKAAV
- a CDS encoding alpha/beta fold hydrolase — its product is MKPLQLDKTAKIQGHALRYGVWGEGPPLVLIHGTPFNAQVWRRLLPLLARGRQVYAYDLLGYGSSDKPDTDVSLGVQNTLLAGLLDHWDLVAPDVVAHDFGGATALRAHLLDGCAYRTLTLIDPVAFGPWGSPMVRHLSQHEAGFAGLEPGLHRALVEAYVATAAASPLSPEALALYGDPWCTPDGQPAFYRQIAQMDRVYTDEIAADLHRVDLPTLLLWGEEDAWIPIARGRELAGRLPDCRFEPVPGAGHLVQEDASDALIAALLRFLP
- a CDS encoding MFS transporter → MSVGTAPAARATPNRAWLIWALGAGLFCYGFFHRNAPSVMIDPLMRDFMVGGAILGNLSAFYFYAYASLQIPVGLMIDRWGPRRMLAIGATLCAAGSALFAAADSLTLAYAGRLLIGTGAAVGFVGTLKLSTNWFPPERFAQLTGLTMMAGMVGGVGGQAPLAALVEIAGWREALFGAAGIGGLLAVAIWLIVRDRPPTASQAANGDGEAESAGSLSDLLQGLGVVIRERQNWLVSLVCAAMTAPLLAFAGLWGVAWLMQAQGLDRPEAAGTASLLLIGWAVGSPASGWLSDRTGLRLPVMQAGALLGLVSLSALLYLPDLPALLRAALFLASGAGLGAMAIGFAILRRVNKPRVTGAAFGLLNGACVGSGAVFQPLIGALLDRAWDGALTEGARLYSASAYTSALSVLIGFLALGFAVTFLIREPHPSGETA
- a CDS encoding FadR/GntR family transcriptional regulator — protein: MRPRATPALAADPRFQEIPRERVSDRVAQELLRLIATGELAPGERLPGERQLAEMMSVSRVSVRAALQQLKARGVVRAVQGGGTRVVAAVDELESSLATLVRVNPSNLRDLMELRASLEVWAARRAAERADDARKAEIARRLAVMRDPDRPSRHKAEDDLNFHLAIAKASGSAVYLHLMSVLSDILEDMFSYHRYALYVRPEDDRLFLEDHARIAEAIASGDGGQAAEAMATHLEHVKARYREEDMARDPALAASRA
- a CDS encoding dihydrodipicolinate synthase family protein: MPSGDYAAEWSGVFPAATIQLSAEEMLEREATAAHFRMLVEAGVDGLVVLGTLGEGSALEPDEKRAVIESAVEAVAGRVPLLVGVAEAATRSACRLAEEAKDLGADGLMVLPGLVYTADRSEAVAHFRTVARATDLPIMIYNNPVAYGVDLTAEAFADLADEPTLVAIKESSDDPRRLTDIVNLTGQRYRLFCGVDDLALESALLGCEGWVAGLVNAFPAETLRLWRLASEGRWEEARSLYRWFMPLLHLDTHVKLVQYVKLAQALAGYGSETVRLPRQKLSGAERAQVAALVEAALSDRPDLAAA